From a region of the Rouxiella sp. S1S-2 genome:
- a CDS encoding sensor histidine kinase KdpD, whose product MISLKKWRLFPGSLRQLVLMAFLLVLLPLLILAYQAYESLNHLSRQAAEINRTTIVDARRSESMTSIALEMERSYRQYCVLDDDTLSTLYQSQRRQYSQMLDAHASILPDVRYYQNLRDLLTQLSSFKCQNNSPEPEASRQLEEFSRSNAEMVQATREVIYSRGQQLQHAIADRGKFFGWQALVLFLLSGMLVVLFTRMIIGPVKGVERMINLLGEGRAPGSASKFRGPREIRALAKRINWLSDRLAWFESQRHEFLRHISHELKTPLASMREGTELLRDEVAGPLTDDQREVVTILNTSSRHLQTLIEQLLDYNRRLADVAADKEQVNLPEILNNIAAAHSLTARTKMIHTEINTEAQHCWAESVLLVRVLDNLYSNAVHYGAESGNIWLHSWQDGSRTIIDVANSGTPIPTAERALIFEPFFQGSQLRKGAVKGSGLGLSIANDCIKRMQGELKLVDVDYADVCFRIELPSGGGKL is encoded by the coding sequence ATGATTTCATTGAAAAAGTGGCGTTTATTCCCAGGTTCGCTTAGGCAATTGGTTTTAATGGCCTTTCTATTGGTTCTGCTGCCGTTGTTGATTTTGGCGTATCAGGCTTACGAGAGTCTCAATCATCTCAGCAGGCAAGCGGCCGAAATTAACCGCACCACCATTGTCGATGCCAGACGAAGCGAGTCGATGACCAGCATTGCGCTGGAAATGGAGCGCAGCTATCGGCAATATTGCGTGCTTGATGACGACACGCTTTCTACGCTTTATCAGAGCCAGCGACGTCAATATTCGCAAATGCTCGACGCACACGCCTCAATTCTTCCCGACGTTCGCTATTATCAAAATCTGCGCGACCTGCTGACGCAGCTCTCCTCTTTTAAATGTCAAAATAACAGTCCCGAGCCTGAAGCTTCGCGCCAGCTTGAGGAGTTTTCTCGCTCTAACGCCGAGATGGTGCAGGCCACCCGCGAAGTGATTTATTCGCGCGGACAGCAGTTGCAGCACGCCATCGCCGACCGCGGCAAGTTCTTTGGCTGGCAGGCGCTAGTACTTTTCTTGCTCAGTGGCATGCTGGTTGTGCTGTTTACCCGCATGATTATCGGGCCGGTTAAAGGCGTAGAGCGCATGATAAACCTACTGGGGGAAGGGCGAGCGCCGGGCAGCGCCTCTAAATTTCGCGGGCCGCGAGAGATTCGCGCTTTAGCAAAACGGATCAACTGGCTGAGTGACAGGCTTGCCTGGTTTGAGTCCCAGCGGCACGAGTTTTTACGCCATATTTCCCACGAGCTGAAAACCCCGTTGGCCAGCATGCGTGAAGGCACCGAACTGCTGCGTGATGAGGTGGCCGGCCCCTTGACTGACGATCAGCGAGAAGTGGTCACTATCCTTAACACCAGCAGCCGGCATCTGCAGACCTTGATTGAACAATTGCTCGACTACAACCGTCGACTGGCCGACGTAGCCGCTGACAAAGAGCAGGTCAATCTGCCTGAAATTCTTAATAACATCGCTGCCGCACATAGTCTGACGGCGCGTACCAAGATGATCCATACTGAGATAAACACCGAGGCGCAACATTGCTGGGCCGAATCTGTTCTATTAGTGCGGGTGCTGGATAATCTGTACTCCAATGCGGTGCACTACGGGGCTGAATCCGGTAACATTTGGCTCCATAGCTGGCAGGACGGCTCACGCACGATTATTGATGTTGCGAATTCAGGCACGCCAATTCCCACGGCAGAACGGGCGCTGATTTTTGAACCCTTCTTTCAGGGGAGCCAACTGCGTAAAGGCGCGGTCAAGGGCAGCGGATTGGGGCTGAGTATCGCCAACGATTGCATCAAGCGTATGCAGGGTGAACTAAAACTGGTCGATGTCGACTACGCCGATGTCTGTTTCCGCATCGAATTGCCTTCAGGCGGCGGAAAACTTTAG
- the qseG gene encoding two-component system QseEF-associated lipoprotein QseG, producing the protein MQTRFFSFLSRFGFYVPRIIAPIVLTPILLTGCARDKGEGFYQPVDDVIPGSKVIDFRIAPCETLWSLDDSATLTNALYWLRAMDCSERMSNAQASYQAALIPASGWANIFKQSILAAGADPDLSQRRTLLNNMNDYRGQMPGDIRPLVQLWRERQSLQIAFEDEKARNSRQQTANEAKIGEMSLQQKELQDSLADTRRKLENLTDIERQLSSRKQLQGEIPDGDATPASTGRSSTGSNVQAKDTYVPPKGLQLKSTGDK; encoded by the coding sequence ATGCAGACAAGATTTTTCTCTTTTTTGAGCCGTTTTGGCTTTTACGTACCCAGGATTATCGCGCCGATCGTGCTGACACCGATCCTGCTTACCGGCTGCGCGCGTGATAAAGGCGAGGGATTTTATCAGCCGGTCGATGACGTCATTCCCGGCAGTAAAGTGATCGACTTTCGCATTGCGCCGTGCGAAACCCTTTGGTCGCTCGACGACAGTGCCACGTTGACCAACGCGCTGTACTGGCTGCGAGCGATGGACTGCTCCGAGCGCATGAGCAACGCACAGGCGAGTTATCAGGCCGCGCTCATTCCTGCGTCAGGATGGGCTAATATCTTTAAACAAAGTATTTTAGCCGCCGGGGCAGACCCTGATTTATCGCAGCGCAGAACGCTGCTTAACAATATGAATGACTATCGCGGGCAAATGCCGGGGGATATTCGTCCGCTGGTGCAGCTGTGGCGAGAACGTCAGTCGTTGCAAATCGCCTTTGAAGATGAAAAAGCGCGTAATTCGCGTCAGCAGACTGCTAATGAAGCCAAAATAGGCGAAATGTCCCTGCAGCAAAAAGAGTTGCAGGACAGTCTGGCTGATACGCGTCGCAAGCTTGAAAATTTGACCGATATCGAGCGACAGCTCTCTTCGCGCAAGCAACTACAGGGTGAAATACCTGACGGCGACGCGACGCCAGCGTCAACCGGCCGAAGCAGTACCGGTAGCAACGTTCAGGCTAAAGACACCTACGTACCGCCCAAAGGCCTACAGTTAAAATCGACGGGAGACAAATGA
- the glrR gene encoding two-component system response regulator GlrR has protein sequence MTARRNASLLLVDDDPSLLKLLGMRLSSEGFQVTTAGSGEEALKLLRRERVDLVLSDLRMDEMDGMALFAEIQKHQPGMPVIILTAHGSIPDAVAATQQGVFGFLTKPVDRDALYKAIDEALAQSAPAGDESWREQIVTRSPVMLRLLEQAKMVAQSDVSLLINGQSGTGKEVLAQAIHRTSPRGKKAFIAINCGALPEQLLESELFGHAKGAFTGAVSSREGLFQAADGGTLFLDEIGDMPLSLQVKLLRVLQERKVRPLGSNHDLDVNVRIISATHRDLPKAMEKGEFREDLFYRLNVVNLKLPALNERAEDIPLLANHLLRAAAQRHKPFVRSFSTDAMKRLMAASWPGNVRQLVNVIEQCVALTSAPVISEALVEQALEGENTALPTFVEARNTFELHYLRKLLQITRGNVTQAARIAGRNRTEFYKLLSRHELEANDFKES, from the coding sequence ATGACCGCACGGAGAAATGCCAGCTTGCTGCTGGTAGATGACGATCCCAGCCTGTTGAAATTGCTCGGGATGCGCCTTTCAAGCGAAGGTTTTCAGGTCACTACGGCGGGCAGCGGTGAAGAGGCGTTAAAGCTGCTGCGCCGCGAGCGTGTCGATTTGGTGCTCAGCGACCTGCGGATGGACGAAATGGACGGCATGGCGCTGTTCGCCGAGATTCAGAAGCATCAGCCCGGTATGCCGGTGATTATTCTAACCGCTCACGGTTCTATTCCCGATGCTGTGGCCGCCACTCAGCAGGGCGTGTTCGGCTTTTTGACCAAGCCGGTTGACCGCGATGCCCTGTACAAAGCGATTGACGAAGCGCTGGCGCAGTCTGCCCCCGCCGGTGATGAAAGCTGGCGCGAGCAGATTGTCACGCGTAGCCCCGTTATGCTGCGTCTGTTAGAGCAGGCCAAAATGGTGGCGCAGTCCGACGTTAGCCTGCTGATTAATGGCCAAAGCGGCACAGGTAAAGAGGTGCTGGCGCAGGCAATTCACCGCACCAGCCCGCGGGGTAAAAAGGCTTTTATTGCCATAAACTGCGGTGCATTACCCGAGCAACTGCTGGAGTCCGAACTGTTTGGCCACGCGAAAGGCGCGTTTACTGGCGCGGTGAGCAGTCGCGAAGGCCTGTTTCAGGCGGCCGATGGCGGCACGCTGTTTCTTGATGAAATAGGCGACATGCCGCTCTCTCTGCAGGTTAAGCTGCTGCGCGTATTGCAGGAGCGCAAGGTGCGGCCGTTGGGCAGTAACCACGACCTCGACGTGAATGTGCGCATTATTTCCGCCACCCACCGCGATTTGCCGAAAGCGATGGAGAAGGGTGAGTTTCGTGAGGATCTGTTCTATCGACTGAACGTGGTTAACCTCAAGCTACCGGCGCTTAACGAACGTGCGGAAGATATTCCGCTTTTGGCCAATCATCTGCTGCGCGCAGCGGCGCAGCGGCATAAGCCGTTTGTCAGGAGTTTTTCAACTGATGCCATGAAGCGGCTGATGGCCGCGAGCTGGCCGGGCAACGTGCGCCAGTTGGTTAACGTAATAGAGCAGTGCGTGGCGTTGACCTCAGCACCGGTTATCAGCGAGGCGCTGGTTGAACAGGCGCTTGAAGGCGAAAACACGGCGCTGCCGACCTTCGTCGAAGCTCGTAATACCTTCGAGCTGCACTATTTACGTAAGCTTTTACAAATTACACGCGGCAATGTGACACAGGCGGCGAGAATAGCCGGGCGCAACCGAACCGAGTTCTATAAGCTGCTTTCAAGACATGAACTCGAAGCCAACGACTTTAAAGAGTCTTAA
- the glnB gene encoding nitrogen regulatory protein P-II codes for MKKIDAIIKPFKLDDVREALAEVGITGMTVTEVKGFGRQKGHTELYRGAEYMVDFLPKVKIEIVVADDIVDTCVETIMTTAQTGKIGDGKIFVFDVARVVRIRTGEEDEEAI; via the coding sequence ATGAAAAAAATTGACGCAATTATTAAACCTTTCAAGCTTGATGACGTACGTGAAGCGTTGGCTGAAGTAGGGATTACCGGGATGACGGTGACTGAAGTTAAAGGCTTTGGTCGTCAGAAGGGCCACACTGAACTGTACCGTGGTGCAGAGTATATGGTGGATTTTCTGCCTAAGGTAAAAATCGAAATCGTTGTGGCTGACGATATCGTGGATACCTGCGTAGAAACCATTATGACCACTGCGCAAACTGGCAAAATCGGCGACGGCAAAATCTTCGTCTTTGACGTGGCGCGCGTTGTGCGTATTCGTACCGGTGAAGAGGACGAAGAGGCTATCTAA
- the hmpA gene encoding NO-inducible flavohemoprotein gives MLDSQTIAIVKSTIPVLSATGPRLTAHFYDRLFEHNPELKDTFNMNNQRNGDQRQALFDAICAYAANIENLAALLPAVERIAQKHTSLNIRPEQYQVVGEHLLATLDELLSPGQEVLDAWGKAYGVLANVFIQRESAIYQSSENQVGGWQGTRAFRIKEKQQQSSLITSFELEPVDNQPIADFKAGQYLAVYLSKAQLNSAKRENQEIRQYSLTQAPNGKTYRIAVKREALGTVSNYLHQRAKIGDTLYLAPPHGEFYLDVTPQTPVALISGGVGQTPMLAMLNQLAAQKHPATVQWIHAAENKQVHAFADEVNALKATLPRLQTQVWYQHPNVLDLPGEDYQYQGLLDLSAIKTDLAADGMQFYLCGPVGFMQFAARQLLELGIEEANIHYECFGPHKVI, from the coding sequence ATGCTAGACAGTCAAACTATTGCCATCGTCAAATCCACTATTCCAGTTCTTTCCGCTACCGGACCTCGATTAACCGCCCACTTTTACGATCGCCTGTTCGAGCACAATCCTGAGCTAAAAGACACGTTTAACATGAATAATCAGCGCAACGGGGACCAGCGTCAGGCGCTATTTGATGCCATTTGTGCCTATGCCGCCAATATTGAAAACCTCGCTGCCCTGCTTCCTGCGGTTGAACGGATTGCCCAAAAACACACCAGTCTTAATATTCGCCCCGAGCAGTATCAGGTGGTCGGCGAACATTTGCTGGCAACCCTTGACGAGCTGCTGAGTCCGGGACAAGAGGTGCTTGACGCCTGGGGTAAAGCCTACGGCGTGCTGGCTAATGTGTTTATACAGCGTGAATCTGCTATTTATCAAAGCAGCGAAAATCAGGTGGGTGGATGGCAAGGGACGCGTGCGTTTCGTATCAAAGAGAAGCAGCAGCAAAGCTCGCTGATTACCAGTTTTGAGCTTGAGCCGGTCGATAATCAGCCGATTGCAGATTTTAAAGCCGGGCAATATCTCGCTGTTTACTTAAGCAAGGCGCAGTTGAACAGCGCAAAACGTGAGAATCAGGAAATTCGCCAATACTCGCTCACGCAGGCGCCTAATGGCAAAACATACCGCATTGCGGTGAAACGCGAAGCGCTGGGCACGGTATCGAACTATCTGCACCAGCGGGCAAAGATCGGTGACACGCTTTACCTGGCACCGCCTCACGGTGAATTTTATCTCGACGTCACGCCACAAACGCCGGTGGCGCTTATTTCCGGCGGCGTAGGTCAAACGCCGATGCTGGCGATGCTCAATCAGTTGGCGGCGCAGAAGCATCCGGCTACAGTGCAATGGATACATGCGGCGGAAAATAAACAGGTGCACGCCTTTGCCGACGAAGTTAACGCACTCAAGGCCACACTGCCGCGGCTGCAAACACAGGTCTGGTATCAGCACCCGAATGTGCTCGATTTACCGGGGGAGGATTATCAATATCAGGGACTGCTGGATTTAAGCGCTATCAAAACTGACCTGGCTGCCGATGGGATGCAGTTTTACCTGTGTGGACCGGTTGGTTTTATGCAGTTTGCCGCGCGCCAGCTGCTAGAGCTAGGTATTGAAGAAGCCAACATTCACTACGAATGCTTTGGCCCGCATAAGGTTATATAA
- the glyA gene encoding serine hydroxymethyltransferase — protein sequence MLKREMNIADYDAELWHAMEQEVVRQEEHIELIASENYTSPRVMQAQGSQLTNKYAEGYPGKRYYGGCEYVDIVEQLAIDRAKELFGADYANVQPHSGSQANFAVYTALLQPGDTILGMNLAHGGHLTHGSPVNLSGKLYNVVPYGIDETGKIDYEDLARQAEKYKPKMIIGGFSAFSGVVDWAKMREIADSIDAWFFVDMAHVAGLIAAGVYPNPVPHAHIVTTTTHKTLAGPRGGLILAKGGDEDLYKKLNSAVFPGGQGGPLMHVIAGKAVALKEAMEPEFKAYQQQVAINAKAMVEVVLERGYKVVSGGTHNHLFLLDLVEKGLTGKEADAALGRANITVNKNSVPNDPKSPFVTSGVRIGTPAVTRRGFKEAEVRELAGWICDVLDNLNDEATIERVKQKVLDICARFPVYA from the coding sequence ATGTTAAAGCGTGAAATGAACATTGCCGATTATGATGCCGAACTGTGGCATGCAATGGAGCAGGAAGTCGTACGTCAGGAAGAGCATATCGAGCTGATTGCGTCAGAAAACTACACCAGCCCGCGCGTTATGCAGGCTCAGGGTTCTCAACTGACCAACAAATATGCCGAAGGCTATCCTGGCAAGCGTTACTACGGCGGCTGTGAATACGTTGACATCGTTGAGCAATTGGCTATCGACCGTGCAAAAGAGTTGTTCGGTGCTGATTACGCAAACGTTCAACCCCACTCCGGCTCACAGGCTAACTTCGCGGTTTACACTGCTCTGCTGCAACCAGGCGATACCATTTTGGGGATGAACCTGGCGCACGGTGGTCACCTGACTCACGGTTCTCCGGTTAACCTGTCTGGCAAGCTCTACAACGTGGTGCCTTATGGCATCGACGAAACCGGAAAAATCGATTACGAAGATCTGGCGCGTCAGGCTGAGAAATACAAGCCGAAAATGATCATCGGTGGCTTCTCTGCATTCTCCGGCGTGGTTGACTGGGCAAAAATGCGTGAAATCGCAGACAGCATCGACGCATGGTTCTTCGTTGATATGGCTCACGTAGCCGGTCTGATTGCGGCAGGCGTTTACCCTAACCCGGTTCCACATGCTCACATCGTTACCACTACTACGCACAAAACCCTGGCAGGTCCACGCGGTGGCCTGATCCTGGCTAAAGGCGGCGACGAAGACCTGTACAAAAAACTGAACTCTGCGGTGTTCCCAGGTGGTCAGGGCGGTCCATTGATGCACGTGATCGCCGGTAAAGCTGTTGCGCTGAAAGAAGCGATGGAGCCTGAGTTCAAGGCTTACCAGCAGCAGGTTGCCATCAACGCGAAAGCCATGGTTGAAGTGGTGCTTGAGCGCGGTTACAAAGTCGTTTCTGGCGGTACTCATAACCACCTGTTCCTGCTAGACCTGGTTGAGAAAGGCCTGACCGGTAAAGAAGCCGATGCTGCACTGGGTCGCGCAAACATTACTGTTAACAAAAACAGCGTACCTAACGATCCAAAGAGCCCGTTCGTGACCTCTGGCGTGCGTATCGGTACGCCTGCTGTTACTCGTCGCGGCTTCAAAGAAGCAGAAGTGCGTGAACTGGCAGGCTGGATCTGCGACGTTCTTGACAACCTGAACGATGAAGCGACCATCGAACGCGTTAAGCAAAAAGTCCTGGATATCTGCGCACGCTTCCCTGTGTACGCATAA
- the csiE gene encoding stationary phase inducible protein CsiE, translating to MSLDTSPVPELSAQQRRCNLLLMLYAPLEAVQLENVNQLNGVDLPTTQKDIVQLCEEVQRLHRLSISVSDQLHCHLGGSLLDKRICLINGLRRAIRSSPEFIHQYFAPLLAQKLSQKPDVDYLHYQQQFPRLIARLSQLLNREFSARDEQFLQLYFQLCLWQNIVPTELAFTDVQRQWLHDKPEYAAATLIFDKLQTLSEASIAECERDFFALLLTLIKNHSYDSSGSVEDLKLMRQVEELVANFQDVSGMTFSSYEGLISQLFAHLGPAIERCRFDITVDSQLQDEVNRMYPRLMRTTHDALQGFKTAYSINFSSEEVGLVAVIFGAWLMQGNALQEKQILLLTHSNPALEQAVEQQIREATLMPLNIKYQTLNEFHQQGAPSGVSMIVTPYATQTIDADPLIIYTQLPLTKEERKRIRSLLEAQ from the coding sequence ATGAGCCTGGACACCTCCCCTGTGCCTGAGCTCTCCGCTCAACAACGACGCTGCAATCTTTTGTTGATGTTGTATGCGCCGTTAGAAGCGGTGCAACTGGAGAACGTGAATCAACTCAATGGCGTAGATCTCCCTACCACGCAAAAAGATATTGTGCAGCTTTGCGAAGAAGTTCAGCGCCTGCATCGGCTGAGTATTTCCGTATCTGATCAACTGCACTGTCATCTTGGTGGCAGCCTTCTGGATAAAAGGATCTGTTTGATCAACGGACTGCGACGGGCAATCAGAAGCAGTCCTGAGTTTATTCACCAATATTTCGCCCCACTGTTAGCACAAAAGCTCAGCCAAAAACCCGATGTTGACTACCTTCATTATCAGCAGCAGTTTCCACGTCTGATCGCGCGCCTGTCGCAATTGCTCAATCGCGAGTTCAGTGCACGCGACGAGCAATTTTTGCAGCTCTACTTTCAACTCTGTCTGTGGCAAAACATTGTGCCTACTGAGTTAGCTTTCACCGATGTACAGCGGCAATGGCTGCACGATAAACCTGAATATGCCGCCGCAACGCTCATCTTCGACAAGCTGCAAACGCTGAGTGAAGCCAGCATCGCCGAGTGTGAACGGGACTTTTTTGCCCTTCTGCTGACGTTAATAAAAAATCACAGCTACGACAGCTCAGGCTCAGTGGAGGATTTAAAGCTGATGCGTCAGGTTGAAGAGCTGGTGGCCAATTTTCAGGACGTATCCGGCATGACCTTCAGCAGCTATGAGGGATTGATAAGCCAGCTTTTCGCCCATCTTGGCCCGGCCATTGAGCGCTGCCGTTTCGATATTACGGTAGACAGCCAGCTGCAAGATGAAGTTAACCGCATGTATCCCCGCCTGATGCGCACCACGCACGATGCGCTGCAGGGATTCAAAACCGCCTATAGCATTAACTTTTCATCCGAAGAAGTGGGGCTGGTGGCGGTGATTTTTGGTGCCTGGCTCATGCAGGGCAATGCGTTGCAGGAGAAACAAATTTTACTGCTGACGCACTCGAATCCTGCTTTGGAGCAGGCGGTAGAGCAGCAGATTCGCGAAGCGACGCTGATGCCGCTAAACATAAAATATCAAACGTTGAACGAATTTCACCAGCAGGGCGCGCCGAGCGGCGTTTCGATGATAGTCACCCCGTACGCGACCCAAACTATCGATGCCGATCCGCTAATTATCTACACCCAACTTCCTCTCACCAAAGAAGAAAGAAAAAGAATTCGCTCATTGTTAGAAGCACAGTAA
- a CDS encoding DUF1007 family protein translates to MTAYAAFKRGCLLLGIALLGGMSAPALAHPHSFIDMQTTLVTKGSALVGLKMVWTMDEITSADLLYDAGKAAPGSEVWKKLAAEVMARVMAQHYFTDVYRDGKPVRYMRLPSEYQLSRSANKAVLEFVIPLAEPAALAGKPLIISTFDPSYFVDMTYKDAQALHLPADAQASCKLSLFTPAPNSSLQAYALSLDKADAPPEDMDLGQQFAQKVTLQCQ, encoded by the coding sequence ATGACGGCTTATGCCGCTTTTAAGAGAGGCTGCCTGCTGCTGGGTATTGCGCTGCTAGGGGGAATGTCCGCTCCAGCGCTGGCTCACCCACACAGTTTTATCGACATGCAAACGACGTTGGTCACCAAGGGCAGTGCGCTGGTGGGCCTTAAAATGGTCTGGACTATGGACGAGATTACCTCTGCCGATCTGCTTTATGACGCAGGTAAGGCTGCGCCGGGTTCAGAAGTGTGGAAGAAGCTGGCGGCAGAAGTGATGGCGCGGGTCATGGCGCAGCACTATTTCACCGACGTTTATCGCGACGGCAAACCTGTGCGATACATGCGTCTGCCCAGTGAGTATCAGCTTTCACGGAGCGCGAATAAAGCCGTACTGGAATTTGTTATTCCACTGGCAGAACCTGCCGCACTGGCCGGGAAACCGCTGATTATTTCGACCTTCGATCCCAGTTATTTCGTTGATATGACCTATAAAGATGCGCAAGCGCTGCATCTTCCAGCCGATGCGCAGGCCAGCTGTAAGCTTTCTTTATTTACCCCTGCGCCCAATTCGTCGCTGCAGGCCTATGCCTTATCGCTTGATAAAGCCGATGCACCGCCGGAAGACATGGATTTAGGCCAGCAATTTGCTCAAAAGGTGACGCTACAATGTCAGTAA
- a CDS encoding nickel/cobalt transporter, producing MSVKDISPLSQSGTSNWRGALSLWPLVIFLLLLATACAAIWHYWPRILLSSIIWQRDLHQQLAAILQQVSTHPAQAGLSLTLFSLIYGVVHAVGPGHGKVVITTYLATHPSRLKTSLRLTFASAVVQGLVAILLVTLVLGVFQLSSRQLHQSSFWMEKGSFILVMLLGVILCWRAIKQGIRQIKKSRSSGKPHSYGMNIQRISPIIEGHQHHENCGCGHQHVPDDRQLQAGKDWRTQIAVVLAMGLRPCSGAIMVLLFSKVIGVYAWGVLSALVMALGTSLTVSLVGFLVFYSRELAVRLSVNRTPSIWAQLTFSLLSLTGGLVLLGAGMILYQSSASAFGGGMGPFGH from the coding sequence ATGTCAGTAAAAGATATCTCGCCGTTATCTCAGTCAGGCACCTCAAATTGGCGAGGCGCCTTGTCCCTCTGGCCTTTGGTCATTTTTTTACTGCTGTTGGCAACGGCCTGCGCGGCTATCTGGCATTACTGGCCGAGAATTTTATTAAGCAGCATTATCTGGCAGCGTGACCTGCATCAGCAGTTGGCCGCTATCTTGCAGCAGGTCAGCACGCATCCTGCGCAGGCCGGTCTCAGCCTCACGCTGTTTAGTCTTATTTATGGCGTGGTTCACGCAGTGGGGCCGGGGCACGGCAAAGTGGTGATTACTACTTATCTCGCCACCCATCCCTCACGATTGAAAACGAGCCTGCGGCTGACTTTTGCCTCCGCCGTAGTACAGGGGCTGGTGGCGATATTGCTGGTTACGCTGGTACTGGGGGTATTTCAGCTTTCATCACGCCAGCTTCATCAAAGCAGTTTTTGGATGGAGAAGGGCAGCTTTATTCTCGTCATGCTGTTGGGCGTTATTCTTTGCTGGCGCGCGATAAAGCAGGGTATTCGGCAGATAAAAAAGTCACGGTCTTCGGGCAAACCTCATTCATACGGCATGAATATCCAGCGTATCAGCCCCATTATCGAAGGCCACCAGCATCATGAAAACTGCGGCTGCGGCCATCAGCACGTTCCCGACGATCGCCAATTGCAAGCGGGTAAAGACTGGCGCACGCAGATTGCCGTCGTGTTGGCTATGGGACTCAGGCCCTGTTCTGGGGCAATTATGGTGCTGCTGTTTTCCAAGGTGATCGGTGTATATGCCTGGGGCGTGCTTTCTGCGTTGGTGATGGCGCTTGGTACTTCACTTACCGTTTCATTGGTGGGTTTTTTGGTGTTTTACAGCCGCGAACTGGCGGTGAGGCTCAGCGTCAATCGAACGCCGTCAATCTGGGCTCAGCTTACCTTTTCACTGCTTTCTTTAACCGGAGGGCTGGTCTTATTGGGGGCAGGTATGATTCTTTATCAAAGCAGCGCTTCTGCTTTTGGCGGAGGAATGGGGCCGTTCGGGCACTAA
- the suhB gene encoding inositol-1-monophosphatase, translated as MHPMLTIAVRAARKAGNLIAKHYETPDSVEATQKGTNDFVTNVDRDAESMIIDVIRKSYPKHTIIGEECGELEGEDKDVQWIIDPLDGTTNFVKRFPHFAVSIAVRIKGRTEVAVVYDPMRNELFTATRGQGAQLNGYRLRGTNAKDLDGTILATGFPFKVKQHATSYINVVGKLFTQCADFRRTGSAALDLAYVAAGRVDGFFEIGLKPWDFAGGELMVRESGGVVTDFVGGHNHYSSGNVVAGNPRVVKGILTAMRDELHDALKR; from the coding sequence ATGCATCCGATGCTCACCATCGCCGTGCGCGCTGCGCGCAAGGCCGGTAACCTGATTGCCAAACATTACGAAACGCCAGACTCTGTAGAAGCAACTCAGAAAGGCACTAACGATTTTGTCACTAACGTAGATCGCGATGCAGAGAGCATGATCATCGACGTTATTCGCAAGTCATACCCTAAACACACCATCATCGGCGAAGAATGTGGTGAGTTAGAAGGTGAAGACAAAGACGTACAATGGATTATCGACCCACTGGATGGCACCACCAACTTTGTTAAACGTTTCCCTCATTTTGCTGTTTCTATCGCTGTGCGCATTAAAGGCCGCACCGAAGTTGCCGTAGTCTATGACCCAATGCGTAACGAACTGTTCACCGCTACCCGTGGTCAAGGCGCACAGCTGAACGGCTACCGCCTGCGCGGCACCAACGCGAAAGACCTCGACGGCACCATTCTGGCGACCGGTTTCCCCTTCAAAGTCAAACAGCACGCCACCAGCTACATCAATGTAGTGGGCAAACTGTTCACCCAATGTGCAGACTTCCGTCGCACCGGTTCTGCTGCACTTGACCTGGCCTACGTTGCCGCCGGTCGCGTTGACGGTTTCTTTGAAATCGGTTTGAAACCTTGGGACTTCGCCGGTGGCGAACTGATGGTTCGTGAATCTGGCGGCGTGGTTACTGACTTCGTTGGTGGGCACAATCATTACTCTTCTGGTAACGTTGTTGCCGGTAACCCACGCGTAGTTAAAGGTATTCTGACTGCCATGCGTGATGAACTGCATGACGCTCTGAAGCGTTAA